A DNA window from Schistocerca gregaria isolate iqSchGreg1 chromosome 2, iqSchGreg1.2, whole genome shotgun sequence contains the following coding sequences:
- the LOC126335137 gene encoding uncharacterized protein LOC126335137 has protein sequence MIRQAVSLLLLAGCAVAYPQVTMMFRDHKVYQAEVRCCDGIFNTPHYYRRVFNVSALYLSSHVRRAGTGMMLPEQQDIRVTVTELPSGGFTRTVATASYSQVAAPEQLLRLPISYTTNTASMFMFEIRFDEELTYPQYAPSNAPDAPFYDNVFNLYIVGMDYEYVDV, from the coding sequence TCGCCTACCCACAGGTGACGATGATGTTCCGGGACCATAAGGTGTACCAGGCCGAGGTGAGGTGCTGCGACGGCATCTTCAACACGCCACACTACTACAGGCGCGTGTTCAACGTGAGCGCGCTCTACCTGAGCTCGCACGTGCGCCGCGCCGGCACCGGAATGATGCTCCCCGAGCAGCAGGACATCAGGGTCACCGTGACAGAGCTGCCCTCCGGGGGGTTCACCAGGACGGTCGCCACCGCCAGCTACTCGCAGGTCGCCGCGCCGGAGCAGCTGCTGCGGCTGCCCATCAGCTACACCACCAACACGGCCTCCATGTTCATGTTCGAGATCCGGTTCGACGAGGAGCTCACCTACCCTCAGTATGCACCTTCCAACGCTCCCGACGCTCCCTTCTACGACAAtgtgttcaatttgtacattgtcGGTATGGACTACGAATATGTTGATGTCTGA